One window of the Rosa rugosa chromosome 3, drRosRugo1.1, whole genome shotgun sequence genome contains the following:
- the LOC133737612 gene encoding uncharacterized protein LOC133737612, which produces MGDFNIITSLDEKLGGSQVVTNYMLNFYDFLNNENLFSLRAFGIPYTWTNKHEDDSIIFETLDRVCVNTSLLNDCPDIKLENLPIIGSDHGLICLTLNNMKKKKNRCFKFEAIWLSHKEFIPLVENIWNQKHNTNPLLNFVTIANQFSSQAQSWNKNVYGNLFRKLEELNERSKLIQQ; this is translated from the coding sequence ATGGGAGACTTCAACATCATTACGAGTCTTGATGAAAAGCTTGGTGGGAGCCAAGTAGTCACAAATTATATGCTCAATTTCTATGATTTTTTAAACAATGAAAATCTTTTCTCCTTGAGAGCTTTTGGAATCCCTTATACTTGGACAAATAAACATGAAGATGATTCTATTATTTTTGAGACATTGGATAGGGTCTGTGTTAACACAAGCCTTCTCAATGACTGTCCAGATATTAAGTTGGAAAATCTTCCAATTATTGGCTCTGATCATGGACTTATTTGTCTAACACTCAATaacatgaagaaaaagaaaaatagatgTTTTAAATTTGAAGCAATTTGGCTCTCACATAAGGAGTTTATACCTTTGGTTGAAAATATTTGGAACCAAAAACACAATACTAATCCTTTATTGAATTTTGTCACCATTGCAAATCAATTCTCCAGCCAGGCACAAAGCTGGAACAAAAATGTCTACGGAAACCTCTTCAGGAAGCTGGAGGAGCTAAATGAAAGAAGTAAGCTTATTCAACAATAG
- the LOC133740594 gene encoding pentatricopeptide repeat-containing protein At4g35130, chloroplastic, producing MTPTLALNYYLYTSTAPPNLSRKRAAEPRANQGADPPRFPKWVRKAAKPPIKSTTLIEQHSSSLKQALHDHVQSGSMEDALWVFEKMNQSDAYNWNIVIRGFTDNGLFREAIEFYRRMEFEGVGADNYTFPFVIKACGGSLSLAEVRRVHGKLFKAGLVSDVYICNSLCAVYAKLGCIEDAEKVFEEMPVKDLVSWNSMIGAYVAVGDGWTAVVCFQEMLVVGIMPDRFSMIRVLNACAIEGLLQTGKEIHCQVMKCVVESDVMVQTSLIDMYHKCGRVDYAERLFDKISQKNVVVWNAMIHGYALNACPMESFSCLKTMQETDKLRPDAITMINLLPSCTQVGALMEGKSIHGYAIRHGFLPHIVLETALIELYGACSRVKFAERIFGQLAQKNLISWNTMISAYVHNGRNWEALELFQDLVSKPLDPDPITISSILPAYSEVASFGQRMQIHGYISKLEHHSNTFILNSSVYMYAKCGHLGTAQEIFDRMIYRDVSSWNTIIMAYAIHGFGRRSTRLFSEMVDMGIQPNESTFVSLLTACSISGMVDEGWKYYASMKLEYGIDPGIEHYGCMIDLLGRTGNLDQAKTFIDEMPLLPTARIWGSLLTASRNNRNIELAEVAAENILSLEHDNTGCYVLLSNMYAEAGRWEDVKRIKFRMKQRGLEKTIGCSYLETKCKPYRFINHDKSHVESDTIYEVLDVILRKIGEDKYVHSITKFRPLDLMRKKQNSAEHHSVRLAISYGLISTKLRDPVLVRRNTRICEDCHNAAKKVSEMTKREIIVGDSKVFHHFRDGNCSCGDYW from the coding sequence ATGACTCCAACTCTCGCTCTCAACTATTATCTCTACACCTCCACAGCACCACCCAACCTCTCTCGAAAACGCGCCGCCGAGCCCAGAGCAAACCAGGGCGCCGACCCGCCGAGATTTCCCAAATGGGTTCGTAAAGCCGCAAAACCACCTATCAAGTCAACCACACTGATTGAACAGCACAGCTCTTCGCTCAAACAGGCTCTTCATGACCATGTTCAATCTGGGTCCATGGAAGACGCGCTCTGGGTGTTTGAGAAAATGAACCAGTCAGATGCGTACAACTGGAATATCGTTATCAGAGGTTTTACGGATAACGGGTTGTTCCGAGAGGCGATTGAGTTTTATCGGAGAATGGAATTTGAAGGTGTTGGAGCGGATAACTATACTTTCCCATTTGTGATCAAGGCCTGTGGTGGGTCCTTATCGTTGGCCGAAGTCCGAAGGGTTCACGGGAAGTTGTTCAAGGCTGGGTTGGTTTCGGACGTATACATATGTAACTCTCTGTGTGCTGTGTATGCGAAACTTGGTTGCATAGAAGATGCAGAGAAGGTGTTTGAAGAAATGCCTGTTAAAGACTTGGTTTCTTGGAATTCGATGATTGGTGCGTATGTTGCAGTTGGGGATGGATGGACTGCAGTGGTTTGTTTTCAAGAGATGCTCGTGGTTGGGATAATGCCGGATAGATTCAGCATGATCCGCGTTCTTAATGCTTGTGCTATCGAGGGTTTGCTCCAAACTGGGAAGGAAATCCATTGCCAGGTGATGAAATGTGTGGTTGAATCGGATGTCATGGTTCAAACCTCGCTTATTGACATGTACCACAAATGCGGTAGAGTAGACTATGCGGAGAGGTTGTTTGATAAGATTTCTCAAAAGAATGTTGTGGTTTGGAATGCGATGATACACGGATATGCGCTAAATGCTTGTCCCATGGAGTCTTTTTCTTGCTTGAAAACGATGCAAGAGACTGATAAGTTGAGGCCTGATGCTATTACGATGATAAATTTACTCCCTTCTTGCACACAAGTAGGAGCCCTCATGGAGGGAAAATCTATCCATGGCTACGCCATTAGACATGGGTTTCTCCCTCATATTGTCTTGGAAACGGCTCTGATTGAGTTGTATGGTGCGTGCAGCAGGGTAAAATTTGCAGAACGTATATTTGGCCAACTGGCTCAAAAGAATTTGATATCGTGGAACACCATGATTTCTGCGTATGTACACAATGGACGGAATTGGGAAGCCTTGGAACTATTTCAGGATCTTGTGAGTAAACCTCTTGACCCAGACCCAATTACGATTTCAAGCATCCTACCTGCCTATTCTGAAGTAGCATCATTTGGGCAGCGGATGCAAATTCATGGTTATATCTCGAAATTGGAGCATCATTCAAATACCTTCATCTTGAATTCATCTGTTTACATGTATGCAAAATGTGGGCATCTAGGTACTGCCCAAGAAATCTTTGATAGGATGATATACAGGGATGTCAGCTCATGGAACACTATTATTATGGCTTATGCCATTCATGGGTTTGGGAGAAGATCAACTCGGTTGTTCTCCGAAATGGTAGACATGGGCATTCAACCAAATGAGAGCACTTTTGTTTCCCTGTTAACAGCTTGTAGCATTTCTGGCATGGTCGATGAGGGTTGGAAATACTATGCATCTATGAAATTAGAGTACGGTATTGATCCTGGAATAGAGCACTACGGTTGTATGATTGATCTTCTTGGGCGTACAGGTAATCTTGACCAAGCCAAGACTTTCATTGACGAAATGCCGTTGCTGCCCACAGCCAGAATCTGGGGTTCTTTACTGACAGCCAGTAGAAACAATAGAAACATAGAGTTAGCAGAGGTTGCTGCTGAGAACATTTTATCCTTGGAACATGATAATACTGGGTGTTACGTCTTGCTTTCCAATATGTATGCTGAAGCTGGAAGGTGGGAAGATGTAAAACGGATCAAATTTCGTATGAAGCAAAGAGGACTGGAAAAAACTATTGGATGCAGCTATCTTGAGACCAAATGTAAGCCTTACAGGTTCATCAACCACGACAAGTCGCACGTTGAAAGTGACACGATTTATGAGGTTTTAGACGTAATTTTGAGGAAGATTGGGGAAGACAAGTATGTTCACAGTATCACCAAGTTCAGACCCTTGGATTTGatgagaaagaaacaaaattctGCAGAGCATCACAGTGTAAGATTGGCAATTTCTTATGGGCTGATCTCCACGAAACTCAGAGACCCGGTTCTTGTTAGAAGAAACACAAGAATATGCGAAGATTGCCATAATGCTGCTAAGAAGGTTTCAGAGATGACCAAGAGAGAGATAATAGTAGGGGATTCCAAGGTCTTTCACCACTTCAGAGATGGGAATTGCTCATGTGGTGATTATTGGTGA